Genomic segment of Drosophila takahashii strain IR98-3 E-12201 chromosome X, DtakHiC1v2, whole genome shotgun sequence:
TGGGCGTTGACACGGCCACACCCCCCGAATCGCCTGTATCCTGGACATATTCCTGGTCTTCCTGGGCTCCTGACAACGGGACAACGGGACAAAAGTCACAATGATGGCGTAAGGAAGTAGCAAGTTAGTTTTGCCCATTTAAATAGCACTCGGGCCTCAAAGAGGTCTTTGTGTGGCGATTTGACGAGTATTATATGGCATTGTGGTTGTGTGGGGTCTCTAGTTTCCCCATCAACCGATCCCTTGATCGATCACCCTAATCTTGAGTCAGAACCTTGAACCCATCAGCATTCAATAGAATAAAGTTCAATATTTGCGCATTGAAAGTCCATTGAGCTGCGATGTTTGGGATGGGCAAACTTTAGATAGTAATACGATAGACCTGCTGTCGCCCCATTTCCGAAGGTGATCAGTTCGGCAGATAAGGGGCTTTGTGAACCTCGGCCAGTCGCTGGGCAAATGTCATTTGGGTAATCAAAACCGCACTAATTGGCATAGTAATGCAATACTGCCTTGGACTCCGGACTCTCGGGAATCTGCGGGATCTGCTCGAGATCTTTTCGCCTCGGTGGGCAGAAATGAATGAAGAGGTCTCTATTTGGAGCGGCTCGACGTCTCTCAATTAATGGGAGATGCCATAATTGAGCAGCCCTAGGATTAGGAGCCATAGGATAACAATTAGCCAAAGGATTTGACGACGGAAGCTACGTCCATTGTGGGTTCCTTTGAGTACTTAACTTGTGTCTTTTTTTTAGTCGGGGCTTCTCTTTGCCGAGCTGTGCACTTCCGTTTGCGGAAGTGGCCGAGGTAAATCCCCGGAGCAATACCTGTTCCCATTATCCCCTGCAAGTGTGCACTTTGCATATGccatttaccatttaccatttGCCAAGGAAAACAAACAAGTCCTCGATCTTCGATCCCCGATCCTCGATCCTGGTTAGTCTTTTTCTTCTCTCTGCTGTCGCAGAAGAGAGAATCCTTTGTCCGCTCGACGAGGAGCACGTGTAATCCCCGTTCACTTCCTCGCCGACCGACTACTTACTTCCTCATTAGCATCGCAGGATATTGGGATGCATCTGGGATATGGAAGGTTGAAAGTGCCTTTCCTGATGGGCTTAGGCGGCCATCGTGGCCGAGAATCAACTGAATGACGGCCAAACTAATTATGCATTTGAAAGTAATCTCATTTCATCGATTGTGATGAAAGAGTGGCCCTTGAATGCTTGGTTTTAAGGGAAACTCTTCTTGAAAAAGTagcataataatatataaattgatGATAGCAAGAAACCATATTATCACCGATCgaataaaatatcattttaggGTTCTAATTAATCATTATAAGCAATCATAgcgaaattatattttatattttctatattcaGTTGCAATACCATTCCGAAGAAACAAAATGGCCCTCCTAATATTCGATAAGTTGCTTTCAACTCTGCTTTACGACGCGGGGCCGTTCGGACTTATGGATTCCATTAAGACAAAGGGCCGCGAAAGGAGTTAACGGCGATTCCCCGAATCGAAGCATCACCCTTTTTTCGGACTGGCCATATAAGGCGAAACCCCTTTCAGTCAATTAGTCGCTGATTTTCTTTGTCACCTAGCAGCGAACCAATATAAAAATCGCAGCCACAATGAACCGAGAAAAGAGAACCCTTTTTTAGGGAAACTTTGGTCGTtgtaaaaccttaaaaaacgGCAGCGATGTCCCAGGATCCCGGATTCTTTGGGTTCGGAATGAGGCCTTTTCGCCCGAAGCGTCGTCCATTATGCAATAAAACTCTCGATGTTTTTTAGGCAATACCATATAGCATATATACCGTTTAGTGGGCGGGCAACCCGTTCGGGAATCAGGTAGGTGGTTCCGTAAAAAACGCGCCCAAGGTCGCCACTCAAAGGATTGCACAAATATTGCATCTTTGGTCCGCAGCTCATTATGACGAGGCAACAGCAGTCCGAATATATGGATATATGGTTTTATGGCCCTccgttttttaagttttcttttttatttttcgctgaATCTGGTTTTTACAGCGAATTTGGCCAACTCTTTGGCTTCGACTCCGGCCGCGACTTTTTATGGCATCTGTTCGGGATTCAGGAATCGGTTGGGTTGGGTTATATGGCTGGAATCTGTTTTCGAACTCAGGTAGGCGAGCGACTCAATGACGGGAACGGGGATAAGGTTGAGTTTTAGTTTAATCCACCATTTTTACGGTTGGATTAGCGCACGGATTAGCGGATAAGTTCGCGGTTTTTTACTGATTACTGGATCGATCCctctttttatttgcaatcTCCGACTGAATGGAGGAGTTGTAAAAAGTGAATGAATGAAAATTGAGCAATGAGAATTGAGGAAGTGCAAATCTGATGAGATAAATGGTAGGTATTATTGgaagaatttgatttgatttgtgcTGGCCAATCATAAAAGAACTTGATAAAGTAAGTACGATTCTCAAGATCCCTTCTAACTTTTGTTGgcactttatttaaaatatttctatgaTCATATATCATATTGTATTTATTGGGTATTTAAAGTTTCAAATAATATGTGAAAtcataattgaaaataaaatgtgctaTACCTTGGGCTTTGTGAATATTTTCCATAGCAgttaatattgaaatattaaatagtcttgaaacatattataaaaaaagagctcttaaaatttttaataaattttatttaattaggttTAAGGATCCCGAATAATGAGATTTCTTTCCCATAGATGATATTGCCAGCTCTCGAACTTAAGCCACTTCCGTTGGCCGTCGAGACGACCGTTAGGACAAACAGTTAAGCAAAGTTAAACAAGTCGTCGAGGATCCCACGCCGCAGCGGAAGCCAAAGGGATAAAGGATAATGCATCGAGGATGTTTGAGGAGGAGGACAAACAGTCAACATCACGGACACTTGTCGCAATGATCCTGTACTCTCGATGCTCGATTCTCTGTGTTCGATCCTTGATCCTTGATCCTCGAGGTGGCGGCGTCATGAATCAAATGGCCAGACTGGCGAGTGTCCTTGCCAGGATTCTGGGAACAGGAATGGGAACGGGACTCGCCTTGAGCCAAATGAGGAAAGGATGCGAATTACGCCAGCCGAAAAGTGCTGAGAAACGGCAGAAACTCGGCCTAATTTCCATAATTTGTCACGCACAATCCAACGAATTCGCCATCGCACAGATACAAAGATAGAGGGATACTTGGATGGGCTGGCCAGGAAAAGGATTTCGGGACAAAAGCGCAAAACAAACGGATTTAGCATTCGCAACCCTTGAACATTGTGCATCCATCATCAACAAACCGTGTTCCGTCTCTTTTCTTTTAGTCATTCGCCTCTCTTTCTGGCCAGAAATCTATTACTCGGCTCTAATTAAGAAGTGTTCTGGAAATTGCGATTTGTTCATATGATTTACGTTTTATCTTATTTAGTTTTATGCAGAATAGAATGACAAGATTTCATTTTTATgcagttattttaaaacatactTTTTTCTGGCCAGAAATCTATTACTAGGGACTAATTAAGAAGTGTACtggaaatttaagatttattcaAATGATTTCTGTTTTATATGATTTCCTTAAATGCAGAATAGAATGGCAAGATATGATTTTTATgcagttattttaaaacatactTTTAAAGGACACAAGTTCCTTAAACATTTTAcaaactaacatttttttcttttcagatCTCAAtaacaatatatataattcAATGCAAGTACAAATAATTATCAACCAATTCGTCGAAAACCAAATGTAAATCACTTCAGAGCTGCGCGAATTTCCCCGTTTTTTCCTCATTGAACCTTATTATAaccccagaaaaaaatcatatcctttCGCGGGAACTGGTGAAGTAAAAAAAGTTCTCAAactctttttactttttgttaaattacgCTAAATGGCGAAGTAACAATGGCACAAAGAGCCAagatttttgcgaaaaatgcgAAAACCAAAGGAAAGGGGCAGCCGCACCCTCGTAAAATCGTAAAACCCTTTCGAAGGCGGCCAGACAGAGAGAGAAACAGGGGTAAGAGAGAGATAGACAGCGGCCGAATCACCCCTTTGCCCTTTGTACCGCCTACCTGCTTCGTACCGCTTCGGCTGGCCGCTCGTGTCCGCCATTTCCTCCGCACTTTGGGTATAAATTGCGGGGGTTCCGACGAGAGGAAATCAGTTTGCGTTCGACATCGTCAGCGTGAAGATACATAGATAGCAACAGCAAGATCGCCGGTCTATATAGACTATACCAAGCCATCGCTCAGTTGGATTAAACCCAGAAACGCACACCAAGCACCATGCTAATGCACGAGAAACTCATGGCCGGGCAGTTCTTCGATCTCAAGACCGGTAAGatagccacgccccctggaCTCTCCTCGATCGGTAGACTAACAAATCCCCTCTCTCTCCCTTAATCTTTGCAGATCGCAAGCCCCTGATGCACCACCACCAGTACCAGCACCACCAGacgcaccaccagcagcagtcgCTGCACCACTTGCCGCACGGCCAACTGCCCGTCCAGGGATCCCTCGGTCTGCCCAAGATGGATCTGTATGCTGCCTATGCCTACCAGCAGCAGTTGCTGGGAGCTGCCCtcagccagcagcagcagcagcagcaacagcagcagcagcagcaacatcagcaactgcagcagcagcaacaccagtcCTCCGCCGAGGTCCTGGATCTTTCCCGTCGCTGCGACAGCGTGGAGACGCCCAGGAAGACACCCTCGCCCTATCAGACCAGCTACAGCTACGGCAGCGGCTCCCCCTCGGCCTCGCCCACCAGCAACCTCCTCTACGCCGCCCagatgcaacagcagcagcagcaacatcagcagcagcaacaacagcagcagcaacagcagcagctggctTCCCTGTATCCCGCTTTCTACTACAGCAATATCAAGCAGGAGCAGGCCACGCCCCCGGCTGCCCCGGCCAAGGTCACGCCCACCGCCAGCCTCCTGCAGACCTTCGCTGCCGCCTCTGCcgcagccgccgccgctgctgcagcctcctcctcctccgccgccgcctcgaCCAACTCGCCGCGGCCCGCCAGCAATGCCAGCACCATGCAGATCGATGTCCTCGAGAACCCACAGTCGCCGGCAGTGGAGGCCACCACGCCCACCacctccgcctccgcctcgGAGAGCAAGAACACGCGCCCCTTCAAGGCCTTTCCGAGGGATCCCCTGGTCATAGCGGCCAACTTCGCCGCCACCGATGTGCTGCTCGACAATCCGCGAGTGGAGCGCTACACGGAGTACCGCAAGCGGGTGCTCGAGCAGATCCGCAGCTCCAACGGGGGATCGCGCACGGTGACCAACCCGAAGATGCGCCGGACCAACTCGAGGAGCGGCTCCGTGAACGAGGGCAGCT
This window contains:
- the gt gene encoding protein giant, which encodes MLMHEKLMAGQFFDLKTDRKPLMHHHQYQHHQTHHQQQSLHHLPHGQLPVQGSLGLPKMDLYAAYAYQQQLLGAALSQQQQQQQQQQQQQHQQLQQQQHQSSAEVLDLSRRCDSVETPRKTPSPYQTSYSYGSGSPSASPTSNLLYAAQMQQQQQQHQQQQQQQQQQQQLASLYPAFYYSNIKQEQATPPAAPAKVTPTASLLQTFAAASAAAAAAAAASSSSAAASTNSPRPASNASTMQIDVLENPQSPAVEATTPTTSASASESKNTRPFKAFPRDPLVIAANFAATDVLLDNPRVERYTEYRKRVLEQIRSSNGGSRTVTNPKMRRTNSRSGSVNEGSSSNNNSESEDRAAAEESSDCDSQAGNFEGKSSSASSSGHLASATGVGSGISHSGSQVKDAAYYERRRKNNAAAKKSRDRRRIKEDEIAIRAAYLERQNIELLCQIDALKAQLAAFTSAKAATA